Proteins found in one Triticum urartu cultivar G1812 chromosome 4, Tu2.1, whole genome shotgun sequence genomic segment:
- the LOC125554431 gene encoding mucin-1-like: MMALPRAACLVLLLVVVAAPVLCAAQSPISQPPSSGAPTASPLFRPDADSDGGDNGSAASPSLPPASSPGEDKAAAASPPAPTDTSPLPSPTEAPSSAAHSPAPAPSSSLHSAAAPAPAPAADKEGDDDDDYRKKKVKAPAPAPAAMEVKAGTAGADEQRAVDAERRDGEGEMNGGKKAGVVVGVFSAAAVLCLAAVVYRKRQANIRRSRYADYSARLELV; this comes from the coding sequence ATGATGGCATTGCCTCGCGCGGCCTGCCTGGTTCTCCTCCTCGTGGTGGTGGCGGCGCCGGTGCTCTGCGCCGCGCAGAGCCCCATCTCGCAGCCGCCGTCGTCCGGCGCGCCCACCGCGTCCCCGCTCTTCCGCCCCGACGCCGACTCCGATGGCGGCGACAATGGATCCGCTGCGTCCCCCTCCCTGCCCCCCGCGAGCTCCCCTGGCGAGgacaaggcggcggcggcgtccccTCCCGCGCCCACCGACACGTCCCCGCTCCCGTCCCCCACCGAGGCCCCCTCCTCCGCCGCGCACTCGCCGGCCCCGGCGCCGTCGTCGTCCCTGCactccgccgccgcgccggccccTGCTCCTGCCGCCGACAAGGaaggcgacgacgacgacgattaCAGGAAGAAGAAGGTGAAGGCCCCGGCGCCCGCCCCGGCCGCGATGGAGGTGAAGGCCGGCACGGCCGGCGCCGACGAGCAGCGGGCGGTGGACGCGGAGAGGCGGGACGGGGAGGGCGAGATGAACGGCGGGAAGAAGGCGGGCGTGGTGGTGGGCGTGTtctcggcggcggcggtgctgtGCCTGGCCGCCGTGGTGTACCGGAAGCGGCAGGCCAACATCCGGCGGTCCAGGTACGCCGACTACTCCGCGCGGCTCGAGCTCGTCTGA